In one window of Gemmatimonadota bacterium DNA:
- the radA gene encoding DNA repair protein RadA — protein MAKARSVYRCTECGHDHPKWVGRCEACAAWNSVAEEPVTLAAPHRATGGARGRAGSGGGAIPARLRDIEESRLVRWSTGLPELDFVLGSGLVPGSMTLVGGEPGIGKSTLLLQAAARLEGAGRTVLYASGEESPEQVRLRAGRLEEDAGPVHVLGETRLEAILDAATAIKADLLILDSIQTVYTELLEGAPGNVGQVRECAARLMRYAKESGSAVIVVGHVTKGGGIAGPKTLEHIVDTVLYFEGEATLDHRLLRATKNRFGSVDEIGVFTMTGHGLVPVPNPSALFLAARDTGSTGSAVTALMEGTRPVLVEVQALAARSGFGTPQRVATGLDQKRLAVLLAVLERRGGTSFADLDVFVQVTAGVRLTEPASDLAVAAALVSSVLNRAAPADAIFLGELGLGGEVRPIGGLERRLVEATRLGFRRVFASGRTAGKIQGLTLVGLDHIDQLVAALAA, from the coding sequence GCGCCGCACCGCGCCACCGGGGGCGCCCGGGGCCGCGCCGGATCGGGGGGCGGGGCGATCCCGGCGCGGCTGCGCGACATCGAGGAGTCCCGGCTGGTGCGGTGGAGCACCGGGCTGCCCGAGCTCGACTTCGTGCTCGGCTCCGGGCTGGTGCCGGGCTCCATGACCCTGGTCGGGGGGGAGCCGGGCATCGGCAAGTCCACGCTGCTACTGCAGGCCGCGGCGCGCCTCGAGGGCGCGGGCCGCACGGTGCTGTACGCCAGCGGCGAGGAATCGCCCGAGCAGGTGCGCCTGCGGGCCGGCCGGCTCGAGGAAGACGCCGGGCCGGTGCACGTGCTGGGAGAGACCCGGCTCGAGGCCATCCTCGACGCGGCCACCGCCATCAAGGCCGACCTGCTGATCCTGGACTCGATCCAGACCGTCTACACCGAACTGCTGGAGGGCGCCCCCGGCAACGTGGGCCAGGTGCGGGAGTGCGCCGCGCGGCTCATGCGCTATGCCAAGGAGAGCGGGTCGGCGGTGATCGTCGTGGGGCACGTGACCAAGGGCGGCGGCATCGCCGGGCCCAAGACGCTGGAGCACATCGTCGACACGGTGCTCTATTTCGAGGGCGAGGCCACGCTGGATCACCGGCTGCTGCGCGCCACCAAGAACCGCTTCGGGTCCGTCGACGAGATCGGCGTCTTCACCATGACCGGCCATGGGCTGGTGCCGGTCCCCAATCCCTCGGCGCTGTTCCTGGCGGCCCGCGACACCGGCAGCACCGGCAGCGCGGTGACGGCCCTGATGGAGGGCACCCGCCCCGTGCTGGTCGAGGTGCAGGCGCTGGCCGCCCGGAGCGGGTTCGGCACGCCGCAGCGGGTGGCCACCGGCCTGGACCAGAAGCGGCTCGCGGTGCTGCTGGCGGTGCTGGAGCGTCGCGGCGGGACCTCCTTCGCCGATCTCGACGTCTTCGTGCAGGTCACGGCCGGGGTCCGCCTGACCGAGCCCGCCTCCGACCTGGCGGTGGCCGCCGCGCTGGTCTCGAGCGTGCTCAACCGGGCCGCCCCGGCCGACGCCATCTTCCTCGGGGAGCTGGGCCTGGGCGGGGAGGTGCGGCCCATCGGCGGGCTGGAGCGGCGCCTGGTCGAGGCCACCCGCCTGGGCTTCCGCCGGGTGTTCGCCTCCGGACGGACTGCCGGCAAGATCCAGGGCCTGACGCTCGTGGGGCTCGACCACATCGACCAGCTGGTGGCGGCGCTTGCCGCGTGA
- the ispD gene encoding 2-C-methyl-D-erythritol 4-phosphate cytidylyltransferase, whose amino-acid sequence MPRDVGVVIVAAGQGTRLGAGVPKQYLPLGGVPMLLRALRPFTSHPEVAHTVVVLPAADAAHPPAWLAEVLGDTLSVTAGGAERRDSVACGLAALPAACAVVLVHDAARPFVDQAIISAVAAVARTGEGAVPAIPVGDTLKQVAAGEGGRILRTVPRDGLFRAQTPQGFPRRVLQEAHARAPREGGGATDDALLVEQAGVPVRVVPGSARNFKITTEDDLRIAERLL is encoded by the coding sequence TTGCCGCGTGACGTGGGCGTGGTGATCGTGGCTGCCGGCCAGGGCACCCGGCTCGGCGCCGGGGTGCCCAAGCAGTATCTCCCCCTCGGCGGGGTGCCGATGCTGCTGCGGGCGCTGCGGCCCTTCACCAGCCATCCCGAGGTGGCCCACACCGTGGTGGTGCTGCCGGCCGCCGACGCCGCCCACCCTCCGGCATGGCTCGCGGAGGTGCTCGGTGATACTCTCTCGGTCACCGCGGGCGGTGCGGAGCGGCGCGACTCGGTGGCCTGCGGGCTCGCCGCCCTGCCGGCCGCCTGTGCGGTGGTCCTGGTGCACGATGCGGCGCGACCGTTCGTGGACCAGGCCATCATCTCGGCCGTCGCGGCGGTGGCGCGGACCGGGGAGGGCGCCGTTCCCGCCATTCCCGTGGGCGACACGCTCAAGCAGGTCGCCGCGGGCGAGGGCGGTCGCATCCTGCGCACCGTCCCGCGCGACGGGCTGTTCCGGGCCCAGACGCCGCAGGGCTTCCCGCGCCGGGTGCTGCAGGAGGCCCACGCCCGCGCCCCACGCGAGGGCGGGGGCGCCACCGACGACGCGCTGCTGGTGGAGCAGGCCGGGGTGCCGGTGCGGGTGGTGCCGGGATCGGCCCGCAACTTCAAGATCACGACCGAGGACGATCTGCGGATCGCGGAGCGCCTGCTGTGA
- a CDS encoding low molecular weight protein arginine phosphatase — protein MKHILFVCTGNTCRSPLAEALLRQKLEEKGLAGLMVSSAGTGAWDGAPASEGAYLVALEHGLDLSAHRARLLTKETVGLADVILTMARHHRARVEQLGGGTRAHLLGEFAGRQGEDAEVRDPFGGDLDGYRQTYQELEALVTEAVNRLAKESPR, from the coding sequence GTGAAGCACATCCTGTTCGTCTGCACCGGGAACACCTGCCGCAGCCCCCTCGCCGAGGCACTGCTGCGCCAGAAACTCGAGGAGAAGGGGCTCGCCGGGCTGATGGTCAGCTCGGCCGGGACCGGGGCCTGGGACGGTGCCCCGGCCAGCGAGGGCGCCTACCTGGTGGCCCTGGAGCACGGCCTCGACCTCTCGGCCCACCGGGCGCGGCTGCTCACCAAGGAGACCGTCGGCCTCGCCGACGTGATCCTCACCATGGCGCGGCACCACCGCGCCCGGGTGGAACAGCTCGGGGGCGGGACCCGGGCGCACCTGCTGGGGGAGTTTGCCGGGCGCCAGGGGGAGGACGCGGAGGTCCGCGACCCCTTCGGCGGGGACCTCGACGGGTACCGGCAGACGTACCAGGAGCTGGAGGCGCTCGTCACCGAGGCGGTGAACCGCCTGGCCAAGGAATCTCCCCGGTGA
- a CDS encoding shikimate dehydrogenase: MISGRSRVFAILGDPVAHSLSPAMHNAAFHALGLEAVYVPLRAAAAEVPVLLHALARAGGGGNVTVPHKEAAAAAVEQATVRVQRLGACNTFWGEGAAIHGDNTDVDGVLEALADLEAPATGWLIAGTGGGARAAVAAAVARGAGVAIRSRDAGRRQAFEAWCQGQGAPLVPAEACEVLVNATPLGLKPGDHLPLAHDDAPRAQVAFDMVYGRGETPWVRLMRQEGLRAADGRVMLVAQGAAAFRRWFPDEDPPIEVMRAAVNDALRESR; this comes from the coding sequence GTGATCAGCGGCCGGAGCCGGGTCTTCGCCATCCTCGGCGACCCGGTGGCGCACTCCCTTTCCCCCGCCATGCACAACGCGGCCTTCCACGCCCTCGGCCTGGAGGCGGTGTACGTGCCGCTCCGCGCCGCCGCGGCGGAGGTGCCGGTGCTGCTGCACGCGCTCGCCCGGGCCGGCGGGGGCGGCAACGTGACCGTGCCGCACAAGGAAGCCGCCGCGGCGGCGGTGGAGCAGGCGACGGTGCGGGTCCAGCGCCTCGGGGCCTGCAACACCTTCTGGGGCGAGGGCGCGGCCATTCACGGTGACAATACAGACGTGGACGGGGTGCTCGAGGCGCTGGCCGACCTGGAGGCCCCCGCCACCGGGTGGCTGATCGCCGGTACGGGGGGAGGCGCGCGCGCCGCGGTGGCCGCCGCCGTGGCCCGCGGGGCGGGCGTGGCCATCCGGTCGCGCGACGCCGGCCGGCGCCAGGCGTTCGAGGCGTGGTGCCAGGGGCAGGGCGCCCCGCTCGTCCCGGCCGAGGCGTGCGAGGTCCTGGTCAACGCGACGCCGCTCGGGCTCAAGCCCGGGGATCACCTCCCGCTGGCGCACGATGATGCTCCCCGCGCCCAGGTGGCCTTCGACATGGTCTACGGTCGGGGTGAGACCCCCTGGGTCCGCCTCATGCGCCAGGAGGGCCTGCGGGCCGCCGATGGCCGCGTGATGCTGGTGGCGCAGGGCGCGGCCGCGTTCCGCCGCTGGTTCCCCGACGAGGACCCGCCGATCGAGGTGATGCGGGCCGCGGTCAATGACGCGCTCCGCGAGTCTCGGTGA
- a CDS encoding ComF family protein codes for MTRSASLGEACRLAERWLLPGACLLCDGPAGPDDPLICGLCQSRWHSLPQPQCRRCGQPAAVLAPGCRICPSWPDGLSRARSAVWLDEPSRKAVHALKYDGWARVAEPMAQRMVAPLGSGEGVLIPVPLGAARARQRGYNQAEALARALGARTGRPVRTDWVRRVRETGSQTALTPEARRANIAGAFDAGAVAAGARVVLVDDVFTTGATLAELAVTLLEAGAGTVEAVTFARAKPPLG; via the coding sequence ATGACGCGCTCCGCGAGTCTCGGTGAGGCCTGCCGGCTGGCCGAACGCTGGTTGCTGCCCGGCGCCTGCCTGCTCTGCGACGGCCCGGCCGGCCCCGACGACCCGCTGATCTGCGGGCTCTGCCAGTCCCGCTGGCACTCCCTCCCCCAGCCGCAGTGCCGCCGCTGTGGCCAGCCCGCCGCGGTGCTCGCCCCCGGGTGTCGCATCTGTCCCTCGTGGCCGGATGGCCTCTCCCGGGCCCGCAGCGCGGTCTGGCTTGACGAGCCGTCGCGGAAGGCGGTGCATGCGCTCAAGTACGACGGCTGGGCCCGCGTGGCGGAGCCCATGGCCCAGCGGATGGTGGCGCCCCTCGGGTCGGGGGAAGGTGTCCTCATCCCCGTGCCGCTCGGGGCCGCCCGGGCGCGCCAGCGGGGCTACAACCAGGCGGAGGCCCTGGCCCGGGCCCTCGGGGCGCGCACCGGCCGCCCGGTCCGGACCGACTGGGTCCGGCGGGTGCGGGAGACCGGGAGCCAGACCGCCCTGACCCCCGAGGCGCGACGCGCCAACATCGCGGGGGCGTTCGACGCCGGGGCGGTGGCGGCGGGGGCACGAGTCGTGCTGGTCGATGACGTGTTTACCACCGGCGCCACCCTCGCCGAACTCGCCGTCACCCTGCTGGAGGCTGGAGCCGGCACCGTGGAAGCGGTTACCTTTGCGCGAGCCAAACCACCGCTGGGATAG
- the gap gene encoding type I glyceraldehyde-3-phosphate dehydrogenase, which translates to MPIKVAINGFGRIGRNVLRAAKTLGATELDFVAVNDLTDTRTLAHLLKYDSVHGRFGGTVEAKDDAIVVDGDSIKVFAQKDPALLPWKDLGVDIVLESTGIFTDRDKAAKHLEAGARKVVISAPAKKEDITIVYGVNHAKYDPAAHHVISNASCTTNCLVPVVKVILENFGFVNGFMTTVHSYTNDQQILDLPHKDLRRARAAALSIIPTTTGAAKATSLVIPEVKGKIDGVALRVPTADVSVVDLTCTVEKSTSIEAINAAFRAAAGGALKGVLGVSDEPLVSVDYIGNLNSSTVDLALTNVIDGKLIHVSSWYDNEMGYSARCVDLIRYIGSKA; encoded by the coding sequence ATGCCGATCAAAGTCGCCATCAACGGGTTCGGTCGCATCGGTCGCAACGTCCTCCGCGCCGCCAAGACGCTGGGCGCCACGGAACTCGACTTCGTCGCCGTCAACGACCTGACGGACACCAGGACCCTCGCACACCTGCTCAAGTACGACTCGGTGCACGGCCGCTTCGGCGGGACCGTGGAGGCCAAGGACGACGCGATCGTGGTCGACGGCGACAGCATCAAGGTGTTCGCGCAGAAGGACCCGGCGCTGCTCCCCTGGAAGGACCTCGGGGTGGACATCGTGCTCGAGTCGACCGGCATCTTCACCGACCGGGACAAGGCCGCCAAGCACCTGGAGGCGGGGGCCCGGAAGGTGGTCATCTCCGCCCCGGCCAAGAAGGAAGACATCACGATCGTCTATGGCGTCAACCACGCCAAGTACGATCCCGCGGCGCACCACGTCATCTCCAACGCCAGCTGCACCACCAACTGCCTGGTGCCGGTGGTCAAGGTGATCCTGGAGAACTTCGGCTTCGTCAACGGCTTCATGACCACCGTGCACTCCTACACCAATGACCAGCAGATCCTCGACCTGCCGCACAAGGACCTGCGGCGGGCCCGGGCGGCCGCGCTCTCCATCATCCCGACCACCACTGGCGCCGCCAAGGCCACCAGCCTGGTGATCCCGGAGGTGAAGGGGAAGATCGACGGCGTGGCGCTCCGGGTGCCCACGGCCGACGTCTCGGTGGTGGACCTCACCTGCACGGTCGAGAAGAGCACCTCCATCGAGGCGATCAACGCCGCCTTCCGCGCCGCGGCCGGCGGGGCCCTCAAGGGCGTGCTCGGCGTCTCGGACGAGCCGCTGGTCTCGGTGGACTACATCGGCAACCTCAACTCCAGCACCGTCGACCTGGCGCTCACCAACGTCATCGACGGCAAGCTCATCCACGTCTCCTCGTGGTACGACAACGAGATGGGCTACTCCGCCCGCTGCGTGGACCTCATCCGCTACATCGGCTCGAAGGCCTGA
- a CDS encoding phosphoglycerate kinase, with product MKRSLRSLDAAALDGRRALVRVDFNCPVKNGVVTDATRIRASLPTIAYLREKGARVVLLSHLGRPKGPDASQSLKPCAAELERLLGAPVAFLADPLAPGAAAESKRIPRGGVAVVENTRFHPGEEKNDPALAAAFAALGDLYVNDAFGSAHRAHASTEAVATLLKPAVSGFLMEKELEYLGGALDQPRRPFVAVLGGAKVSGKIDLIEHLLPRVDQILVGGAMACTFFRAMGLETGTSLVEADRVEMARALMAKAGGKLVLPQGAVIAQRLEAGVPTRSVARTAIPAGWAMFDICADSERDFAARIRGAGTVVWNGPMGVFETPPFDHGTLAVAHALAEATKGGTISVVGGGDSAAAVAQAGLDTAMSHVSTGGGASLEFLEGKVLPGVAALDEV from the coding sequence ATGAAACGCTCGCTTCGTTCGCTGGACGCCGCGGCCCTCGACGGCCGGCGCGCCCTGGTCCGCGTGGACTTCAACTGTCCCGTGAAGAACGGCGTCGTCACCGACGCCACCCGCATCCGGGCCTCGCTCCCGACCATCGCCTACCTGCGTGAGAAGGGGGCCCGGGTGGTCCTCCTCTCGCACCTGGGCCGGCCCAAGGGGCCGGATGCCTCGCAGAGCCTCAAGCCCTGCGCGGCGGAGCTGGAGCGGCTGCTCGGGGCCCCCGTGGCCTTTCTCGCTGACCCGCTGGCGCCCGGCGCGGCCGCGGAGAGCAAGCGGATCCCGCGGGGCGGGGTGGCCGTGGTGGAGAACACCCGCTTCCATCCGGGGGAGGAGAAGAACGACCCCGCGCTGGCCGCCGCCTTCGCCGCCCTGGGCGACCTCTACGTCAACGACGCGTTCGGTTCCGCGCACCGCGCACATGCCAGCACCGAGGCGGTGGCCACGCTGCTCAAGCCGGCGGTCTCGGGGTTCCTGATGGAAAAGGAGCTCGAGTACCTCGGCGGCGCGCTCGACCAGCCCAGGCGGCCGTTCGTGGCGGTGCTCGGTGGCGCCAAGGTCTCGGGCAAGATCGACCTCATCGAGCACCTGCTGCCCCGCGTGGACCAGATCCTGGTAGGCGGCGCGATGGCCTGCACCTTCTTCCGCGCCATGGGGCTCGAGACCGGCACTTCCCTCGTGGAGGCGGACCGGGTGGAAATGGCCAGGGCGCTGATGGCCAAGGCGGGCGGGAAGCTCGTGCTGCCGCAGGGCGCCGTGATCGCCCAGAGGCTCGAGGCAGGGGTCCCGACCCGCTCGGTGGCGCGGACCGCGATTCCCGCCGGCTGGGCGATGTTCGACATCTGTGCCGACAGCGAGCGCGACTTCGCGGCGCGCATCCGGGGTGCCGGGACGGTGGTGTGGAACGGGCCCATGGGCGTGTTCGAGACGCCCCCGTTCGACCACGGGACCCTGGCCGTGGCTCACGCCCTCGCGGAGGCCACCAAGGGGGGCACCATCTCCGTCGTCGGCGGGGGCGATTCGGCGGCCGCAGTGGCACAGGCGGGGCTCGACACCGCCATGAGCCACGTCAGCACCGGTGGCGGGGCCTCGCTCGAGTTCCTCGAGGGGAAGGTCCTCCCCGGCGTGGCCGCCCTGGATGAGGTCTGA
- a CDS encoding triose-phosphate isomerase, giving the protein MAPRPLLFAANWKMHLAPAEARAFAERFCTLTAPAEGRSLWFFPAAVSLEAAAQGFAGRPDIAVGAQDVHWEPKGAFTGAISVPLARGAGAAGALVGHSERRHVFGETDAETGRKVQAVLGAGLRVMLCVGEKLAEREAGETEAVCLRQLRAGLVGVGAAEWGRVVIAYEPVWAIGTGRNATPEDAAQVHRALRVELARLGAPGRVPVLYGGSVNQGNAAALLGQEEVDGVLVGGASLDPEGWATIVGRR; this is encoded by the coding sequence ATGGCGCCGCGCCCCCTGCTGTTCGCAGCCAACTGGAAGATGCACCTGGCCCCGGCGGAGGCCCGCGCCTTCGCCGAGCGGTTCTGCACCCTGACCGCGCCGGCCGAGGGCCGCTCGCTCTGGTTCTTCCCCGCCGCGGTCTCGCTGGAAGCCGCCGCGCAGGGGTTCGCGGGGCGGCCGGACATCGCCGTGGGCGCGCAGGACGTGCACTGGGAGCCCAAGGGGGCGTTCACCGGGGCCATCTCGGTGCCGCTGGCCCGCGGAGCCGGGGCCGCCGGGGCGCTGGTGGGGCACTCGGAGCGCCGGCACGTCTTCGGGGAGACCGACGCCGAGACCGGCCGGAAGGTGCAGGCGGTGCTTGGAGCGGGTCTCCGGGTCATGCTCTGCGTGGGGGAGAAGCTGGCGGAGCGCGAGGCCGGCGAGACCGAGGCCGTCTGTCTGCGACAGCTCCGGGCCGGGCTCGTCGGGGTCGGGGCCGCCGAGTGGGGTCGCGTCGTCATCGCGTATGAACCGGTCTGGGCCATCGGCACCGGCCGGAACGCCACCCCGGAGGATGCCGCCCAGGTGCACCGGGCGCTGCGGGTCGAGCTCGCGCGCCTCGGCGCCCCGGGCCGGGTGCCTGTGCTGTACGGCGGGAGCGTGAACCAGGGCAATGCCGCCGCGCTGCTGGGTCAGGAGGAGGTCGATGGGGTCCTGGTCGGCGGGGCAAGCCTCGATCCCGAGGGGTGGGCCACGATCGTGGGCCGCCGCTGA
- the secG gene encoding preprotein translocase subunit SecG, whose protein sequence is MYYFLLTLLILDGLLLAAVVLLQAGQGGGLASMGGGTTDLVVGGRQAATLLTKLSWICGGIFLTLALIISLVAPSQGSSSEVLERLRQEQPAAAPAPLPIETAPAPAADSGAAKAPAPAQ, encoded by the coding sequence ATGTACTACTTCCTGCTGACGCTGCTCATTCTCGATGGCCTCCTGCTCGCCGCGGTCGTGCTGCTCCAGGCGGGGCAGGGCGGTGGCTTGGCCTCGATGGGCGGCGGAACGACGGATCTCGTGGTGGGGGGCCGCCAGGCGGCCACCCTCCTGACCAAGCTGAGCTGGATCTGCGGCGGGATCTTCCTGACGCTGGCCCTGATCATCTCCCTCGTGGCCCCGAGCCAGGGTTCGAGCAGCGAGGTGCTGGAGCGCCTGCGGCAGGAGCAGCCCGCGGCCGCGCCGGCCCCGCTTCCCATCGAGACCGCCCCGGCCCCCGCGGCCGACTCGGGTGCGGCGAAGGCGCCGGCGCCCGCCCAGTGA
- the carA gene encoding glutamine-hydrolyzing carbamoyl-phosphate synthase small subunit encodes MTDRPAFVLLEDGTWYPGTSSRPLEAAYGEVVFTTNLSGYQEVFTDPSYLGQIVVMTAPMIGNYGVNLEDMESAGPKVAGVVVREMARRMSNWRATSSLDDWLATARIPVLENIDTRRLTRHIRERGAMRGVIAEGREPSPQLTLSLMESPSMEGLDLATRATTEGRWSDGKSGPHIVAYDYGMKRNIVRMLVAQGCRVTVVPATTPAAAVRELQPDGLFLSNGPGDPAAVGYAIKNIQELTQAGIPTFGICLGHQLLGLAFGGRTVKLPYGHRGGNHPVRDLKTGQVLITSQNHGFAVEGEDRGVPGAPGLEVTHINLNDQTVEGIRHKELPVFAVQYHPEASPGPHDAYPHFQEFLRLVGR; translated from the coding sequence ATGACCGATCGCCCCGCGTTTGTGTTGCTCGAGGATGGCACCTGGTACCCCGGGACCTCGAGCCGCCCGCTCGAGGCGGCCTACGGCGAGGTGGTCTTCACCACCAACCTGAGCGGGTACCAGGAGGTCTTCACCGACCCCAGCTACCTCGGGCAGATCGTGGTGATGACGGCCCCGATGATCGGGAACTACGGGGTGAACCTCGAGGACATGGAATCGGCCGGCCCCAAGGTGGCCGGCGTGGTGGTCCGCGAGATGGCGCGCCGCATGTCCAACTGGCGGGCCACCTCCTCCCTCGACGACTGGCTGGCCACCGCCCGGATTCCGGTGCTCGAGAACATCGATACCCGGCGGCTCACCCGGCACATCCGCGAGCGCGGCGCGATGCGGGGCGTGATCGCGGAGGGGCGGGAGCCCTCGCCCCAGCTCACGTTGAGCCTGATGGAGTCGCCCTCGATGGAGGGGCTCGACCTCGCCACGCGCGCCACCACCGAGGGGCGCTGGTCCGACGGGAAGTCCGGACCCCACATCGTGGCCTATGACTACGGTATGAAGCGGAACATCGTCCGCATGCTGGTGGCGCAGGGGTGCCGGGTGACCGTGGTCCCCGCGACCACCCCTGCGGCGGCGGTCCGCGAGCTGCAGCCGGACGGGCTCTTCCTCTCCAATGGCCCGGGCGACCCGGCCGCGGTCGGGTACGCCATCAAGAACATCCAGGAGCTGACCCAGGCCGGGATCCCGACGTTCGGGATCTGTCTGGGGCACCAGCTGCTGGGGCTCGCCTTCGGTGGCCGCACGGTCAAACTCCCCTATGGCCACCGCGGCGGCAATCACCCGGTCCGCGATCTCAAGACCGGGCAAGTACTTATCACCTCGCAGAACCACGGATTCGCGGTCGAGGGGGAGGACCGCGGCGTTCCGGGGGCCCCCGGACTCGAGGTGACCCACATCAATCTGAACGACCAGACGGTGGAAGGCATTCGCCACAAAGAACTTCCGGTCTTTGCGGTGCAATACCACCCGGAAGCCTCTCCGGGACCCCACGACGCCTACCCCCACTTCCAGGAATTCCTCCGCCTGGTGGGCCGCTGA
- a CDS encoding integration host factor subunit beta → MTKADLVERVTESIARTAGPMISKKDCARVVDAFLDAVKEALKNQHNIEVRGFGTFKIRRRKTRMARNPRTGDPVEVAARPVPVFKPSKELRALVADEPLPADAGDDSDDLD, encoded by the coding sequence ATGACCAAGGCTGATCTTGTCGAACGGGTGACTGAGTCGATTGCCCGCACTGCTGGTCCGATGATCTCGAAGAAGGACTGTGCGCGGGTGGTGGATGCGTTCCTTGACGCGGTCAAGGAAGCGCTTAAGAACCAGCACAACATCGAGGTACGCGGCTTCGGCACCTTCAAGATTCGGCGCCGCAAGACCCGCATGGCCCGGAATCCCCGCACCGGCGATCCGGTGGAAGTGGCGGCCCGGCCGGTCCCTGTCTTCAAGCCCAGCAAGGAGTTGCGCGCGCTGGTGGCGGACGAACCGCTGCCCGCCGACGCCGGGGATGACAGCGACGATCTCGATTGA
- a CDS encoding MoaD/ThiS family protein gives MTIRVLLFAAYRDLAGTDVVELPLEAPSTVGAVLEQLRSALPQARALPPRPLVAVNQVHARLHTPVRAGDEVAVLPPLAGG, from the coding sequence ATGACCATCCGGGTGCTCCTGTTTGCGGCCTACCGCGACCTTGCCGGGACCGATGTCGTCGAGCTGCCGCTCGAGGCGCCGAGCACGGTCGGCGCCGTCCTCGAACAGCTGCGCAGCGCCCTTCCGCAGGCCCGGGCACTTCCTCCGCGCCCCCTGGTGGCCGTCAACCAGGTGCACGCCCGGCTCCACACGCCGGTGCGCGCCGGGGACGAAGTGGCGGTGCTGCCGCCCCTGGCCGGTGGCTAG
- a CDS encoding molybdenum cofactor biosynthesis protein MoaE, with product MSTVLTEAAITLEPLIRAVAADDRGGIASFLGLVRNHQDGRPVLRLEYSAYGPMVEAETARIVAEAEAHWPARVAVQHRVGALAIGEVAVAVVAASAHRAPAFEACRYVIEELKRRVPVWKQEFYADGSVVWVDPTAAPAPQGADA from the coding sequence GTGAGTACCGTCCTGACCGAGGCCGCGATCACGCTCGAGCCCCTGATCCGTGCCGTCGCGGCAGATGACCGGGGCGGGATCGCCAGCTTCCTCGGCCTGGTGCGCAATCATCAGGATGGGCGGCCGGTGCTTCGGCTGGAGTACTCCGCCTACGGGCCGATGGTGGAGGCCGAGACCGCGCGCATCGTCGCCGAGGCAGAGGCGCACTGGCCGGCACGGGTCGCGGTGCAGCACCGGGTGGGGGCCCTGGCGATCGGCGAGGTGGCGGTGGCGGTGGTGGCCGCCAGCGCGCACCGGGCGCCGGCCTTCGAGGCCTGCCGCTACGTGATCGAGGAGCTCAAGCGCCGCGTCCCGGTGTGGAAGCAGGAGTTCTACGCCGACGGCAGCGTGGTGTGGGTGGATCCGACGGCGGCGCCGGCCCCGCAGGGGGCGGACGCGTGA
- the moaA gene encoding GTP 3',8-cyclase MoaA, producing MASLPTDRFGRPLRSLRISVTDRCNMRCNYCMPEPEYVWLPRGSILTFEEVNRLAALFVEQGVTRLRLTGGEPLLRQDLPTLVALLSRTPGVTDLSLTTNGTLLAESAAGLRAAGLGRVTVSLDTLVPARLEALARSRQHGEILAGIRAAGAAGFTGTKLNTVVIRGFNDDELADLIEFGRAERCEVRFIEYMDVGGANGWRQDSVVSRREMLDRLGRRYGPIVPRPGSEAGWAPADRFQLPDGTVFGIIASTTEPFCRTCDRGRLTADGHFLLCLYAEHGVNLLAPLREGATDEELRTLLRQAWTAREDRGAERRAALPDRGALYQLQTLRADPRKEMHTRGG from the coding sequence ATGGCCTCCCTGCCCACCGATCGCTTCGGTCGGCCGCTCCGCAGCCTGCGGATCTCGGTGACCGACCGGTGCAACATGCGGTGCAACTACTGCATGCCCGAGCCGGAATACGTCTGGCTGCCGCGTGGTTCGATCCTCACCTTCGAGGAGGTGAACCGGCTGGCGGCGTTGTTCGTGGAGCAGGGGGTGACCCGCCTGCGGCTGACGGGTGGGGAGCCGTTGCTCCGCCAGGACCTCCCGACACTGGTCGCCCTGCTGTCGCGGACCCCCGGGGTGACCGACCTCTCGCTCACCACCAACGGGACCCTGCTGGCGGAGTCGGCGGCTGGGCTCCGGGCCGCAGGGCTGGGCCGGGTGACGGTGAGCCTCGATACCCTGGTGCCGGCGCGGCTCGAGGCGCTGGCGCGGTCGCGGCAGCACGGCGAGATCCTGGCCGGGATCCGCGCCGCCGGGGCCGCCGGCTTCACCGGCACCAAGCTGAATACGGTGGTCATCCGGGGCTTCAACGATGACGAACTCGCCGACCTGATCGAGTTCGGCCGGGCGGAGCGGTGCGAGGTGCGCTTCATCGAGTACATGGACGTCGGTGGGGCCAACGGGTGGCGGCAGGACAGTGTCGTCTCCCGCCGGGAGATGCTCGATCGGCTGGGGCGCCGCTACGGCCCGATCGTGCCGCGGCCCGGGTCGGAGGCGGGCTGGGCGCCGGCCGACCGGTTCCAGCTGCCCGACGGGACGGTGTTCGGCATCATCGCCTCGACCACCGAGCCGTTCTGCCGCACCTGCGACCGGGGGCGGCTGACCGCCGACGGCCACTTTCTCCTGTGTCTCTACGCCGAGCACGGCGTGAACCTCCTGGCGCCGCTCCGGGAGGGCGCCACGGACGAGGAACTCCGCACCCTGCTGCGCCAGGCCTGGACGGCGCGGGAGGACCGGGGCGCGGAGCGCCGCGCCGCCCTCCCCGACCGTGGCGCGCTCTACCAGCTGCAGACGCTCCGCGCCGATCCGCGCAAGGAAATGCACACCCGCGGCGGCTGA